In Amphiura filiformis chromosome 1, Afil_fr2py, whole genome shotgun sequence, the following are encoded in one genomic region:
- the LOC140149056 gene encoding uncharacterized protein has translation MSAMCESKMTIATVELSQCEDSNEDKKETLTQSEDSNEDKKETLTQSEDSNEDKKETLTQSEDSNEDKKETLTQSEDSNADKKETLTQSEDTNEDKKETLTQSEDSNEDKKETLTQCEDSNEDKKETLTQSEDSNEDKIETLTQSEEMLKNTGEKMSESDDTSKLDTSAQLEQCNKESIAQSENSSATFEKTTPNKKVKSACEDRKTETKDEVVKCVSKETKINEAECEIGDTTNNLDKNIKVESSSDEDEKSKKKRHRCEFCDKCFTKASVLKRHMATHTKPYQCESCPKSFAAKQKLIAHVKRHTKEKHIQCEFCLKRFRYSSVLKTHMRIHTEEKPYQCEICGQCFNRGHTLKLHRKTHTNEKPYECEYCQKKFGAKYSLFTHIQSHTNEKPFKCEQCKKRYSRKSLLNAHMKTHSEDQTQLTRH, from the coding sequence atgtcaGCAATGTGTGAAAGTAAAATGACAATTGCAACAGTTGAATTGTCTCAATGTGAGGACAGCAATGAAGATAAGAAAGAAACATTGACTCAAAGTGAGGACAGCAATGAAGATAAGAAAGAAACATTGACTCAAAGTGAGGACAGCAATGAAGATAAGAAAGAAACATTGACTCAAAGTGAGGACAGCAATGAAGATAAGAAAGAAACATTGACTCAAAGTGAGGACAGCAATGCAGATAAGAAAGAAACATTGACTCAAAGTGAGGACACCAATGAAGATAAGAAAGAAACATTGACTCAAAGTGAGGACAGCAATGAAGATAAGAAAGAAACATTGACTCAATGTGAGGACAGCAATGAAGATAAGAAAGAAACATTGACTCAAAGTGAGGACAGCAATGAAGATAAGATAGAAACATTGACTCAAAGTGAGGAGATGCTTAAGAATACTGGAGAGAAAATGTCTGAGAGTGATGATACTAGCAAGTTGGATACATCAGCACAACTTGAACAATGTAATAAGGAGAGCATTGCACAGAGTGAAAATAGCTCAGCAACATTTGAGAAGACAACACCAAACAAGAAAGTGAAATCAGCTTGCGAGGACAGAAAGACTGAGACAAAAGATGAAGTAGTTAAGTGTGTGAGTAAAGAGACTAAAATAAATGAAGCTGAGTGTGAAATTGGTGACACAACAAATAATCTGGATAAGAATATTAAAGTGGAATCATCAAGTGATGAAGATGAGAAATCCAAGAAGAAACGGCACCGTTGTGAGTTTTGTGATAAGTGTTTCACCAAAGCTAGTGTCCTTAAACGTCACATGGCAACTCAcacaaaaccataccaatgtgaGAGCTGCCCAAAAAGTTTTGCAGCCAAACAAAAGCTTATTGCTCATGTCAAAcgtcacacaaaagagaaacatATACAATGCGAATTTTGTTTGAAACGATTTAGATACTCATCAGTTTTGAAAACACATATGAGAATCCATACGGAAGAGAAGCCTTACCAGTGTGAGATTTGTGGGCAGTGCTTCAATAGGGGTCATACTCTGAAACTTCACAGAAAAACTCACACAAATGAGAAACCATATGAATGCGAGTACTGTCAGAAAAAATTTGGAGCAAAATACTCCCTTTTTACTCACATCCAATCTCACACAAACGAAAAGCCATTTAAATGTGAGCAATGTAAGAAAAGGTACTCACGAAAGAGCCTCTTAAATGCTCACATGAAGACTCACAGCGAGGATCAGACTCAGCTGACTCGTCATTAG
- the LOC140149066 gene encoding uncharacterized protein, with product CHVCGKLFSTNGRLKDHVNTHTHNKPYKCSICLKGFAQKPNLTAHMNIHTSEKAYQCEHCGKHFSHPSNLKAHIRTHTKVKPYSCKFCQQSFSRHNNMTRHINHMHGDNVQITIPTADQPFKCRICTKGFAQKHNLLAHINIHTSDKSYQCEHCDKNFAHPSNLKAHIRTHTKVKPYSCKFCQQSFSRHNILTAHIMKTHGDLKNHVNIPTEEKPYMCKICMKVFSQKHNLTCHMKIHTQEKSYQCQHCGKNFAHPSKLKSHIRTHTKEKPYTCKFCQQAFSRHNTLTWHINQKHGDLDRDVEGSSG from the coding sequence TGTCACGTCTGCGGGAAACTGTTTTCGACAAATGGACGATTGAAAGATCATGTAAATACTCATACTCATAACAAGCCATATAAATGTAGCATTTGCTTGAAAGGTTTTGCCCAAAAGCCTAATCTAACAGCTCACATGAATATTCACACCAGTGAGAAAGCATACCAGTGTGAACATTGTGGCAAACATTTCTCACATCCTAGCAATCTTAAAGCTCACATTCGCACTCACACCAAAGTAAAACCATATTCTTGCAAATTTTGTCAGCAGTCGTTCTCTCGACACAATAATATGACCAGACATATCAATCACATGCATGGAGATAATGTGCAGATAACTATTCCTACTGCTGACCAACCGTTTAAATGTAGAATTTGCACGAAAGGTTTTGCACAAAAACACAATCTATTAGCTCACATAAATATTCACACAAGTGACAAATCCTACCAATGTGAGCATTGTGACAAAAACTTTGCACATCCTAGCAATCTTAAAGCTCACATTCGTACTCACACCAAAGTAAAACCATATTCTTGCAAATTTTGTCAGCAGTCATTCTCTAGACACAACATTTTGACAGCACATATCATGAAAACTCATGGAGACTTGAAAAATCATGTAAATATTCCTACTGAAGAAAAACCTTACATGTGTAAGATTTGCATGAaagttttttcccaaaaacacaatCTAACATGCCACATGAAAATTCACACACAAGAGAAATCCTACCAGTGTCAACATTGTGGCAAAAACTTTGCACATCCTAGCAAGCTTAAATCTCACATTCgtactcacaccaaagaaaaaccatataCTTGCAAATTTTGCCAGCAGGCGTTCTCTAGACACAACACTTTGACCTGGCATATCAATCAGAAGCATGGGGACTTGGACAGAGATGTGGAGGGTTCTTCTGGATGA